Within Sorangiineae bacterium MSr11367, the genomic segment GGATCGGGGTTGCTGATGCGCCCCAGCGCCGCAAACGCTTTCGCCGCGGCGCGCTCCACGAACGACCCTTTGCCGTACTCCGCGAGCAACTCCGCAATGGCCTCCGACGCCTCGAACCCTGCGCGCGCCACCAGCCGCTCGAGCAGCACCTTCGCGGCATCGGGCTCGGCCTCCGCCGCGCGCGGCAAGCCCCACGCGAACGCCGCCGTCATCCCCGCATCCCGTTCCAGCGCGCCGCTGTCGATCGCGTGCACCGCACCGCGCAGCGCCACATCGGGGCTCACCGCCACCATCGCCGCGAGCGACGTGGCCCCGCGGCGCCATTCCGTCGGCGTGAGGCCCGGCGCCAGCGCGCCCGCGACCTCCGCCTTCAGCGCCGGAACGAACGGCGCCAAAAGGCCCCGCGCGACCGCGATGGAGCGCCACACCAGCGATTCGCGGTCCCCGAGCAACCGCCGCCACGCCTCCTGCAGTCCATCGGCCTGGAACACGCGCAGCGCGTGATCATCCCCTTGCTGCGCGCGCGTGGCCGCCTCCCGCGCCGCCCGCTCCATGAGCCGCGCCGCGATCCGCCGCGCGTGCAGCGAGCCGCTGGACGGCATCACGATCCACTCCCGCGCGAGCTCGCGCGAGGCGCACAGCCCATAGGCCAGCGGCCCATCGCGAACCCCCAGCGCCAAGGGCAAATCCACCACCAGCGCCACCCGCGCACGCACCGCCGACGTGCCCAGGCCCTTCCCGGAGCCCAGCGCCATGCGCGTGGCCATCGCCACGAAGGTCTCCGCGTTCGCGGCGTTCAGGCGCCCGAGGACACGCCGCCCCATTTCGCGCTGCTCCGGGCCTGGGGGGAGCGCGGCGGCAAGCGCATAGAGCGCCGCGCCCGAGGCGGGGGGTGCCAGCCAATCCAAATCGTCCACCAGGCCATCGTGGAGCGCCACGCGCACCACTTTGACGAGGGCATCCGGATGAAGGCCGTCGAGCGGGCTGGGCCCATCTTGCACGCTCACTCGGGCGAGAGTCGCCAAAGCCTGCCGCCACGAAGCGCGCCGCTCTGCAGGGTCATGCATCCGCGGGAGATCGAGCAGGCCGCTGACGTAGGTCCACGGTCCTTTCACGGTGATTCACTCATCATCCGCTGCCACACGAAAAACCGCCACGATTTTCCAGCTTTTCCCTCGACGACTTTCGCTTCTTTGGTAGGAAGGGGCCCGTGATTCTTCTCGAGAACCTCACCAAACGATTCGGACCCAAGATTCTCTTCGAGAACGTGTCGATGCAGTTCGACCCCGGCAAGCGTTATGGCTTGGTCGGAGCCAACGGCGCCGGCAAGTCGACCCTGCTGAAAATGCTCGCGGGGGATGAAGAATCCGACATGGGATCCATCAGTATTCCATCGTCGTTGCGGCTCGGCGTCCTCAAGCAAAACCACTTTGCGTACGACAAAGAGCGCATTTTGGACGCCGTTCTGATGGGCAACAAGGCCCTCTGGGACGCCATGGCCGAGAAGGAAACCCTTCTTGCCGGTGAGGTCACGGACGAGATCGGCATCCGCCTGGGCGAGCTGGAAGGCGTCATTGCCGAGGAGAACGGCTACGTCGCGGAAAGCGAAGCCGCGGAGCTCCTCGTCGGCCTCGGCATTCCGACGCACAAGCACAGTGATCCGATGAGCACCCTCGCCGCCGGCTACAAGCTGCGGGTGCTTCTGGCGCAGGTGCTCTTCCTGCACCCGGACGTGCTCCTGCTCGACGAGCCGACGAACCACCTCGACCTCGACTCGATCCGATGGCTCGAGCAGTTCCTCGTCGACTACAAGGGCACACTGGTCATCGTCTCGCACGACCGGCACTTCCTCAACGCGGTCGCCACGCACATGGCGGACGTCGACTACCAGACCATCACGGTCTACACCGGCAACTACACGGACTTCGTCGAGGAGAAGTACGAGACCCGCCAGCGCGCGCAGGCGCAAAACGCCGCGGCGAAGAAGAAAATTGCGGAGCTGCAACAGTTCGTCGACCGCTTCGGGTCGCACGCTTCGAAGAGCAAGCAGGCGCAGTCGCGTGTGAAGCAGATCGAGAAGCTCGAGGTGAAGGAGCTGAAACGATCGAGCCTCGTGCGTCCCTTCGTGCGCTTCGAGCTGGACAAGCCCAGCGGCCGCGATGTCCTCCGCGTGGACGGTGTCGACAAGGCCTTCGGCCCCGAGAAGAAGATCTTCAAGGGCCTGAGCCTCAACTTGAACCGCGGCGACAAGATGGCCGTCATCGGCCCGAACGGCATCGGCAAATCCACGTTGCTGAAGTTGATCGTCGGCTCCTCCGCCAACTTGGACGCGGACACCAAGAAGGAAACGCTCAAGCCCGACACCGGCGAGATCCGCTGGGGCCACGAGACCAGCGTGGGCTACTTCGCGCAGGATCACCACGAGGCGCTCGGCGAGACGGCCAAGGGCCTGACGGCGTACGAGTGGCTGTACTCCTTCGACAAGACGGCGACCCAAGAGTCGATTCGCGCGATCCTCGGGCGTCTCCTCTTCTCGGGCGAGGCCGCGCTGAAGAAGATCGAGGCGCTCTCCGGTGGCGAGTCGGCGCGCCTTCTCTTGGCGAAGTTGCTGCTGCAAAAGCACAATGTTCTGGTGCTCGACGAGCCGACCAACCACCTGGACATCGAGTCCATCGAGGGTCTGCTCGATGGGTTGAAGCCGTTCCCCGGAACGGTGGTCGTGGTCAGCCACGACCGGCACTTCGTTGCCGAGCTCACCAACCGCGTCCTCGAGCTACAGCCCGGCGAAGGTGGGACGGGTGAGAAACGTGAAGCCGCCACGGTGGTCGAGTTCGGTGGCACGTACGACGAGTACCTGGAGCGCGAAGGCCGCGATTATTTGCGGAAATAGCCCCTTCCCGCTCGGTGCCTCGTTGCGCCGATGCTGTAGTTCAGTTCGCTGGCGATTTCGCTCCGAATGGAGCACCATGGGATGTCGTAAAGCTCTACCCCAGGGCTCCCGTCGGCATGCTTGGAACGATCATCGGCGAAAAGTACCGTCTTGAACGATCCATCGGCACCGGTGGCATGGGCGAGGTGTTCGAAGCGCGCCACATGGTCACCGGCCGCGCGGTCGCCGTAAAATTGCTCTACGAACAGCCCGCGGTGAACGAGGCGGTGGCGAGCGATCGCTTTCGCCACGAGGCATACGCCGCGGGCACGCTCGACGCGGAGCACATCGTGCAGGTGTTCGACGCCGGCACCGACCGCGATACGGGCCGCCGCTACCTGGTGATGGAGCTTCTGCGCGGCGAGAGCCTGCACACGCTCATCAAGCGATTCGGTCCGCTCGCGCCCGAGCTGGCGTTCAGCATCGTGGGCCAGGCCGCCTTGGGCCTCTCGAAGGCGCACGCCGCGGGCATCGTCCACCGCGACGTCAAGCCGGCGAACATCTTTCTCTCGCTCGAGGCGGACGAGGTCGTGGTCAAGGTGCTCGATTTCGGCATCGCCAAGGTGCGAGATCTCGACGATGACCCGGCGGCGATGGGCGGTCAGGTCGTGGGCTCGCCGCACTACATGTCGCCGGAGCAGGCGCAGGACCTGCCGACCCTGGATCATCGAAGCGATCTTTTCTCGCTGGGCGCCGTGCTCTATCGGCTGCTCTCCGGTCAGACGCCGCACCCGACCGCCGATACGCTGGTTCGTTTGATGTATGCAATCTGCACGGAACCCGCACGGCCGCTTTCCGAGGTCGCGCCCTGGGTTCCGCCGGAGATGGTGGCCTTCGTCGAGCGCGCGATCGCCATTCCGCCGTCCGCGCGGTTTCAGTCCGCCGGCGAGATGGCCCACGGCATCGCGACCATCGTGGGCGATCTGCGCATTGCACCGGCCGACGTGGGGCCGATCACCGAGGAGCAGCGCGCGGGGTTCGAGCCATCGTCGTCGCGGCGCTTCGACGATGCAGGAGCGGCCCCGCAAGCGGGGCCTGGGGTCAACGCGCGCAGCTGGGATCAGACGCTGCAAGGTTCCGTCGCCACGCGACCGGACAAGGGCTCCCTGCTGACGGCGGTGCTCGGGGCCATCGCCATGGCGGTGGTGCTCCTCGCGGTCATGGGGCTCTGGCGCACGCGCGGTTCCTCGGTGTCCCGCGCGATCCACGCCGCGGTCACATCGGTCACGCCCGTCGCATCGGCGGCATCGGCGGAGCCGGCACCGATCACAC encodes:
- a CDS encoding ATP-binding cassette domain-containing protein; this encodes MILLENLTKRFGPKILFENVSMQFDPGKRYGLVGANGAGKSTLLKMLAGDEESDMGSISIPSSLRLGVLKQNHFAYDKERILDAVLMGNKALWDAMAEKETLLAGEVTDEIGIRLGELEGVIAEENGYVAESEAAELLVGLGIPTHKHSDPMSTLAAGYKLRVLLAQVLFLHPDVLLLDEPTNHLDLDSIRWLEQFLVDYKGTLVIVSHDRHFLNAVATHMADVDYQTITVYTGNYTDFVEEKYETRQRAQAQNAAAKKKIAELQQFVDRFGSHASKSKQAQSRVKQIEKLEVKELKRSSLVRPFVRFELDKPSGRDVLRVDGVDKAFGPEKKIFKGLSLNLNRGDKMAVIGPNGIGKSTLLKLIVGSSANLDADTKKETLKPDTGEIRWGHETSVGYFAQDHHEALGETAKGLTAYEWLYSFDKTATQESIRAILGRLLFSGEAALKKIEALSGGESARLLLAKLLLQKHNVLVLDEPTNHLDIESIEGLLDGLKPFPGTVVVVSHDRHFVAELTNRVLELQPGEGGTGEKREAATVVEFGGTYDEYLEREGRDYLRK
- a CDS encoding serine/threonine protein kinase, producing the protein MLGTIIGEKYRLERSIGTGGMGEVFEARHMVTGRAVAVKLLYEQPAVNEAVASDRFRHEAYAAGTLDAEHIVQVFDAGTDRDTGRRYLVMELLRGESLHTLIKRFGPLAPELAFSIVGQAALGLSKAHAAGIVHRDVKPANIFLSLEADEVVVKVLDFGIAKVRDLDDDPAAMGGQVVGSPHYMSPEQAQDLPTLDHRSDLFSLGAVLYRLLSGQTPHPTADTLVRLMYAICTEPARPLSEVAPWVPPEMVAFVERAIAIPPSARFQSAGEMAHGIATIVGDLRIAPADVGPITEEQRAGFEPSSSRRFDDAGAAPQAGPGVNARSWDQTLQGSVATRPDKGSLLTAVLGAIAMAVVLLAVMGLWRTRGSSVSRAIHAAVTSVTPVASAASAEPAPITPAGMLPQTGTLMSAARSVWVHVPPAEEVLVDGQRTVPSPTGYVEVVGELGSRHEIGLTAAGRLRTTQVVITPDGAFPDAIALGNPAPAERVSAPGERAPSAPKRRVVKREATALDAGHRDGVAAAIVDAAENARIRPAPTPREDPPEDPFGSIKLPTERKTFDD